One stretch of Arachis hypogaea cultivar Tifrunner chromosome 20, arahy.Tifrunner.gnm2.J5K5, whole genome shotgun sequence DNA includes these proteins:
- the LOC112786581 gene encoding probable pectinesterase 55: MLLFLVRWWICVFVVLNSGVVNGQNYRTVRDRILPFSKIVVNSLGHGNFSTIQSAIDSVSSNNKYWVLINVEAGIYREKVTIPSDKPYIILKGSGKMRTWVEWDDHNTTAQSPTFQSNADNIVVKSISFQNTYNNPINTNPRVPAVAAMINGDKSYFYRVGFFGLQDTLWDNYGKHYYKLCTIQGAVDFIGQSLFERCGINVIGRALGEGFVGYITAQGRENPKDSNGFVFKNCNVFGDGSTFLGRPWRPYARVLFYNTSMANIIQPAGWDPWDSSQHEDNIMFTEYDNFGPGSDTSKRVNWITKLDLDTVNMMTNTSFIDSEGWLQISSSF; the protein is encoded by the exons ATGTTGCTATTTCTTGTTCGTTGGTGGATTTGTGTGTTTGTGGTGTTAAATTCAGGAGTTGTTAATGGTCAAAATTACCGAACTGTTAGAGATAGAATCCTTCCATTTAGCAAAATTGTTGTCAATTCTTTGGGACATGGCAACTTCTCTACAATTCAATCTGCCATTGATTCTGTCTCTTCCAACAATAAGTATTGGGTTTTAATCAATGTCGAGGCTGGTATTTATAG GGAGAAAGTGACGATTCCAAGTGATAAACCATATATAATACTGAAGGGAAGTGGAAAGATGAGAACGTGGGTTGAATGGGATGACCATAATACAACTGCTCAGAGCCCCACCTTCCAATCCAATGCTGATAATATCGTTGTCAAATCCATCTCTTTT CAGAATACATATAACAATCCAATAAATACAAATCCCAGAGTTCCTGCAGTAGCTGCAATGATAAATGGAGACAAATCTTACTTTTATAGAGTTGGATTCTTCGGATTGCAAGATACTTTGTGGGATAATTATGGAAAACATTATTATAAACTTTGCACTATTCAAGGTGCTGTTGATTTTATCGGCCAGTCATTATTTGAG AGGTGTGGCATAAATGTGATTGGAAGGGCATTAGGAGAAGGATTTGTAGGATATATAACAGCACAAGGGAGAGAAAATCCTAAAGATTCAAATGGATTTGTATTCAAAAATTGTAATGTCTTTGGAGATGGTTCTACTTTTTTGGGAAGACCTTGGAGACCTTATGCCAGAGTTCTTTTCTACAATACAAGTATGGCCAACATTATTCAACCCGCTGGTTGGGATCCATGGGATTCCTCTCAACATGA ggATAACATTATGTTTACAGAGTATGACAATTTTGGACCAGGCTCTGATACGTCCAAACGAGTCAATTGGATTACAAAATTGGATTTAGATACCGTTAATATGATGACAAACACCAGTTTCATAGACTCTGAAGGATGGCTTCAAATTAGCTCTTCATTTTAG
- the LOC112782695 gene encoding uncharacterized protein At5g39865 translates to MSRFPYFNRSNTVHTAYSKPPQISYVLDRSGSLSDISDDSAKSKSSSNSSSMRGRMVKKICGLFETQSKSSSIAKSATEESVQSSKAKQGNSKLMKVDSDLGTPFRLPDADDRVVVYFTSLRGVRRTFEDCSAVRMILKGFRIWIDERDVSMDAEYRKELQCALGEKNVTLPQVFVRGKYIGGADVIRHLFEVGELGKILEGFPKTKPGFVCESCADLRFAPCWHCSGSRKVFDEDEGLLKRCLECNENGLIRCPNCCS, encoded by the coding sequence ATGTCGAGGTTTCCGTATTTCAACCGTTCCAACACGGTTCATACGGCGTACTCAAAACCGCCGCAGATATCCTACGTGCTTGATCGTTCTGGTTCCCTAAGCGATATATCGGATGATTCTGCGAAATCGAAATCCAGTTCCAATTCGAGTTCGATGCGCGGAAGGATGGTTAAGAAGATATGCGGCCTCTTTGAAACGCAATCGAAATCTTCGTCAATTGCAAAATCAGCAACTGAAGAATCAGTCCAATCGTCTAAGGCGAAACAAGGGAATTCGAAATTGATGAAGGTTGACTCGGATTTGGGGACTCCGTTCAGGTTACCGGATGCGGACGACCGAGTGGTGGTGTATTTCACGAGCCTGAGAGGGGTAAGGAGAACATTTGAGGATTGCAGCGCGGTTCGGATGATCCTTAAGGGATTCAGGATATGGATCGACGAAAGGGATGTTTCGATGGACGCGGAATATAGGAAAGAGTTGCAGTGTGCTCTTGGGGAGAAGAATGTGACCCTCCCTCAGGTTTTTGTGAGAGGAAAGTATATTGGAGGAGCTGATGTGATCAGGCACTTGTTTGAGGTTGGCGAGCTAGGGAAGATTCTTGAAGGTTTCCCCAAGACGAAGCCCGGTTTTGTCTGCGAGAGTTGCGCAGATTTGAGATTCGCACCTTGTTGGCATTGCAGTGGGAGCAGGAAGGTGTTTGATGAGGATGAGGGGTTGCTCAAGAGATGCTTGGAGTGTAATGAGAATGGACTCATTAGGTGCCCTAATTGCTGTTCCTGA